In the genome of Paenibacillus sp. FSL R5-0766, one region contains:
- a CDS encoding L-cystine transporter produces MDTFLIILNVVVMLALLGILYWMQKKHISFTKRVFAGLGLGIVYGVILQLVYTSGSDVVTKSVDWFNLVGSGYVRLLQMVVIPLIMVSIISAIMNLKGKQNLGKMSVSIIAILLITTAIAAGVSIVTSLGFNLTSIEIQGGDRENAQIQKVEERLVDVKDQTIPQQVLEFIPSNPFADMTGERRTSTLAVVIFSAFIGVAVLGLDRKKPQQAETFRGMVNAVYAVVMRIVTLVLRLTPYGILALITKVTATTNAEEILKLIKFVIASYIALAIMFIIHLIIITLSGFNPVTYLKKVLPTLVFAFTSRSSAAAIPLNVETQTKKLGVSDGIANLSASFGATIGQNGCAGIYPAMLAVMIAPTVGIDPLSWDFIVTLILVVMISSFGVAGVGGGATFASLIVLSTMNLPVALVGLLISVEPLIDMGRTALNVNGSMTSGLVTSRILKENDRDTFNDQSRELDSAAQA; encoded by the coding sequence ATGGATACTTTTCTAATCATATTGAATGTAGTGGTTATGCTTGCCTTACTTGGTATCCTCTACTGGATGCAGAAAAAGCATATCTCCTTTACGAAACGCGTATTTGCGGGTCTGGGACTGGGGATTGTTTACGGGGTTATTCTCCAATTGGTGTACACATCAGGTTCTGATGTAGTTACGAAATCAGTCGATTGGTTCAATCTGGTCGGTTCAGGATATGTTCGTTTGTTACAAATGGTCGTGATCCCATTGATCATGGTGTCGATCATCTCAGCCATTATGAATCTGAAGGGCAAGCAAAATCTCGGCAAGATGAGTGTTTCCATTATTGCCATTCTGTTGATCACCACAGCGATTGCCGCAGGTGTCAGCATTGTAACCAGCCTTGGCTTCAACCTGACTTCCATTGAGATTCAAGGAGGAGACCGGGAGAATGCGCAGATTCAGAAGGTGGAGGAACGGCTTGTTGATGTGAAGGATCAGACCATCCCGCAGCAAGTGCTGGAATTCATTCCTTCAAATCCATTTGCAGATATGACAGGAGAACGTCGTACATCCACACTGGCGGTGGTTATCTTCTCCGCGTTTATCGGTGTAGCTGTACTGGGATTGGATCGCAAAAAACCACAGCAGGCGGAAACCTTCCGAGGTATGGTTAATGCGGTATATGCGGTGGTTATGCGAATTGTTACACTGGTGCTGCGGCTTACGCCTTACGGGATTTTAGCACTGATTACAAAGGTAACGGCGACAACCAATGCGGAAGAGATATTAAAGCTCATCAAATTCGTGATTGCGTCTTATATCGCGCTGGCGATCATGTTTATTATTCATCTGATCATTATCACTCTGTCCGGCTTCAACCCGGTTACGTATTTGAAGAAGGTGCTGCCAACACTGGTATTTGCCTTTACGTCCCGTTCAAGTGCAGCGGCGATCCCGCTGAATGTGGAGACACAGACGAAGAAACTCGGCGTATCGGACGGTATTGCGAACCTGTCTGCAAGCTTTGGGGCTACGATTGGGCAAAACGGCTGCGCCGGGATCTATCCGGCCATGCTGGCGGTGATGATTGCTCCGACGGTCGGCATCGACCCGCTGAGCTGGGACTTCATTGTGACTTTGATCCTCGTAGTCATGATCAGTTCGTTTGGTGTGGCTGGCGTTGGCGGCGGGGCAACCTTCGCTTCCCTGATCGTATTGTCCACCATGAATCTGCCTGTGGCTCTGGTTGGACTGCTCATTTCCGTGGAGCCGCTGATCGACATGGGTCGTACAGCGCTTAACGTGAACGGGTCGATGACATCAGGACTCGTGACGAGCAGAATTTTGAAGGAAAACGATCGGGACACGTTTAACGATCAGAGTCGTGAGCTGGATTCTGCGGCTCAGGCTTAA
- a CDS encoding queuosine precursor transporter: MFNLGWGAVFVLVTYGFFLLCYRLFGKKGLYAWIGVATVIANIQVTKTIDIMGIVLTLGNTMYVSMYLTSDLLNEKYGPGEARKAVWFGFFTLIMTTVLMQMVLFFDPAPTDFAQDSMKTLFGLLPRLALGSLTAYFISQFLDVRLYSWLRKVAPGRNQLWIRTNGSSIISSFVDTLVFCTIAFAFIYPWDVWLEIFLTTYIIKFVLTAVGTPFLYAARSFKFKDEA, encoded by the coding sequence ATGTTTAACTTAGGGTGGGGAGCAGTTTTTGTTCTCGTAACTTATGGATTTTTCCTGTTGTGTTACCGCTTGTTCGGTAAAAAAGGTCTCTATGCCTGGATTGGTGTGGCTACGGTTATAGCCAACATTCAGGTGACCAAAACGATAGATATCATGGGAATCGTGCTGACGCTTGGTAACACGATGTATGTCAGCATGTACCTGACCAGTGATCTGCTCAATGAGAAATATGGACCAGGTGAGGCACGCAAAGCTGTATGGTTCGGATTTTTCACGCTCATCATGACAACGGTTCTGATGCAGATGGTGTTGTTTTTTGACCCGGCACCAACGGACTTTGCACAGGATTCGATGAAAACATTGTTTGGTCTGCTGCCACGTCTGGCACTCGGAAGTCTGACAGCTTATTTTATAAGTCAGTTCCTGGATGTTCGATTGTACTCCTGGTTGCGCAAGGTGGCCCCAGGGCGCAATCAGTTGTGGATACGCACCAACGGTAGTTCGATCATCAGTTCATTTGTGGATACACTGGTGTTCTGCACGATCGCGTTTGCGTTCATCTACCCTTGGGATGTTTGGCTGGAAATCTTCCTGACGACGTATATTATCAAATTTGTATTAACTGCGGTTGGAACGCCGTTTCTGTATGCTGCACGTAGCTTTAAGTTTAAGGATGAGGCTTAG
- a CDS encoding PQQ-dependent sugar dehydrogenase: MNNRVTVPLYASLLSVALLTASCSSGEPSTGGTEQTSQGQTANGGNTGASGNESGAQGETVIPYQASVLVEGLNAPWEIVSVPDGRMFVTERPGAIRVIEDGKLAPEPLIEFSAPFNEEGEGGLLGLAADPDFEENGYLYAYHSYLEGNDIANRVLRLKVNDGKAVIDQELLGNIPGGTNHNGGRIKIGPDKLLYITTGERYEPELSQNKDSLGGKILRIGLDGSIPADNPWPNSPVYSMGHRNAQGLAWNPDNGYLYSTEHGQRNHDEINRIVAGENYGWPEVEGDDDDNGAYQAPLAHSGNDTWAPSGVAFVEEGPWAGSLIAANLRGEQLLKVTLSEDGTQVEKVEPVFEDEWGRIRNVSAGEDGKLYVLTNNRDGRGSPRDGDDKLIVLTPES; encoded by the coding sequence ATGAATAATCGAGTAACCGTTCCACTGTATGCTTCATTATTAAGTGTGGCACTGTTAACCGCGTCATGTTCTTCAGGCGAACCTTCTACGGGAGGAACAGAGCAGACGTCTCAGGGACAGACAGCCAATGGAGGCAATACCGGTGCAAGTGGGAATGAGAGTGGAGCACAGGGGGAGACGGTTATTCCGTATCAGGCTTCCGTTCTGGTTGAAGGATTGAATGCACCGTGGGAGATTGTGAGTGTGCCTGATGGTCGGATGTTTGTAACGGAACGGCCTGGTGCGATTCGGGTCATTGAGGATGGAAAACTAGCCCCTGAACCACTGATTGAATTCTCAGCCCCGTTTAATGAAGAAGGTGAAGGAGGTCTGTTGGGTCTGGCAGCTGATCCGGACTTCGAGGAGAACGGTTATTTGTATGCATATCACTCCTATCTGGAAGGCAACGACATTGCCAATCGAGTATTACGTCTCAAGGTGAATGATGGCAAAGCGGTCATAGATCAAGAGTTGCTTGGTAACATTCCAGGCGGAACAAATCATAACGGTGGGCGGATCAAAATTGGCCCGGACAAGTTGCTCTATATCACGACAGGTGAGCGTTATGAACCGGAACTGTCACAGAACAAAGATAGCCTTGGCGGTAAAATATTGCGGATTGGTCTCGACGGATCGATCCCGGCAGACAACCCATGGCCGAATTCACCTGTATACAGTATGGGACACCGTAATGCACAAGGACTTGCCTGGAACCCGGACAACGGTTATCTGTATTCTACCGAGCATGGTCAGCGGAATCATGATGAGATTAACCGGATTGTGGCTGGTGAGAATTATGGCTGGCCCGAGGTAGAAGGAGACGATGATGACAACGGCGCATATCAAGCTCCGCTTGCACATAGTGGGAATGATACATGGGCGCCGTCTGGTGTAGCTTTTGTAGAAGAAGGACCTTGGGCTGGATCACTGATTGCTGCAAATCTGCGTGGAGAGCAGTTGCTGAAGGTCACTCTTTCGGAAGATGGCACACAGGTGGAGAAGGTGGAACCCGTCTTCGAAGATGAGTGGGGCCGAATTCGCAATGTGAGTGCTGGCGAGGACGGCAAGTTGTACGTGCTTACGAACAATCGGGATGGACGAGGATCGCCGCGTGATGGAGATGACAAGCTGATTGTACTAACTCCGGAGAGCTGA
- a CDS encoding MBL fold metallo-hydrolase, producing the protein MSHPTTSITVLNLQIPTPSGNSPIFPVMLRDEDGVTLVDTGMIGQFAELQSALEQENVQLSDVKRVIITHQDIDHIGNLGALLDAIPDLEIWAHADEIPYLTGEKPLIKFTPERRALLPAPVLALADQLLLQLPEVNISRTLADGDLLPLQGGTQVIHTPGHTPGHICLYFGEQQFLLAADELRVVDDELVGPAPQATPDMPEALRSLKKLTNLKLNKVLCYHGGEYMNDPAQRIATLAESAE; encoded by the coding sequence ATGAGCCATCCAACAACTTCGATTACTGTGCTAAATCTTCAGATTCCTACGCCTTCTGGGAACAGCCCCATATTCCCCGTCATGCTTCGTGACGAAGATGGGGTAACCCTGGTGGATACGGGCATGATTGGACAATTTGCCGAACTTCAATCCGCATTGGAACAAGAGAACGTACAGCTCTCGGACGTAAAACGTGTGATTATTACTCATCAGGACATCGATCATATCGGTAACTTGGGTGCTCTGCTGGATGCCATCCCTGATCTGGAAATCTGGGCACATGCCGATGAGATTCCGTATCTAACCGGTGAGAAGCCTTTGATCAAATTCACGCCTGAACGTCGTGCTCTGCTCCCCGCGCCCGTTTTGGCACTGGCAGATCAACTGCTCTTGCAGCTGCCTGAAGTGAACATTAGCAGAACGCTGGCAGACGGAGACTTATTACCTCTTCAAGGCGGTACACAGGTCATTCATACACCGGGACATACGCCAGGTCATATCTGCCTGTATTTCGGGGAGCAGCAATTCCTGCTCGCTGCCGATGAACTTCGTGTAGTCGATGATGAACTGGTTGGCCCTGCGCCACAAGCGACACCGGACATGCCTGAAGCGCTGCGAAGCCTGAAGAAACTGACCAACCTTAAGCTCAATAAGGTTCTCTGTTATCACGGTGGAGAGTACATGAATGATCCGGCTCAGCGTATTGCCACACTTGCGGAGAGCGCAGAGTAA
- a CDS encoding cobyric acid synthase, with protein sequence MLQGTASDVGKSVITTALCRIFKQDGFKPAPFKSQNMALNSYVTEDGKEIGRAQGAQAEACGIEATTDMNPILIKPVRDMHSQIVVHGVPFAQMSASEYRQHFLPEAKHTVMDALNRLRDTYDIVLMEGAGSPAEINLKDRDIVNMNLAGWADAPVILISDIDRGGVFASIVGTLELLEPHEAARVKGFIINKFRGDLSLLQPGLDWLEERTGIPVLGVLPYIRDIQIEAEDSVVLDSMRHGKSGKTELDLVVIRYPRISNFTDFDALSREPDVNVRYVTSPEELGSPDAILLPGTKDTIGDLAYLRESGLEQAIASQTEREHVQLVGICGGYQMLGRHLKDPFAVEANQIQEAKGLGWLPLSTTFLQEKQTVRASGRVQPDHPIRLYGERDVTDASLPVNGYEIHMGVTECHEPERVTALFEISHPGGQPFQEGWGSVDGSVWGTYLHGLFESDQFRRSWLNALREGKGLPPLQETYSAHERKEMEFDRVAESLRSALDMKRVYEIMGVQAPE encoded by the coding sequence ATGCTGCAAGGAACGGCTTCCGATGTAGGCAAAAGTGTCATCACAACGGCATTGTGCCGGATTTTTAAGCAGGACGGCTTCAAGCCAGCCCCGTTTAAATCACAGAATATGGCACTGAATTCCTATGTGACGGAAGATGGCAAGGAGATTGGTCGGGCTCAGGGAGCACAAGCTGAAGCCTGCGGTATTGAGGCGACAACCGACATGAATCCAATCCTGATCAAGCCGGTGCGGGACATGCATTCGCAGATCGTGGTACATGGTGTACCATTTGCCCAGATGAGTGCATCAGAGTACCGTCAGCATTTCCTGCCTGAAGCAAAGCACACGGTTATGGATGCGTTGAATCGGCTACGGGATACTTATGATATTGTGCTGATGGAGGGAGCGGGCAGTCCGGCCGAGATCAATCTGAAGGACCGGGATATCGTCAACATGAATCTGGCAGGCTGGGCCGATGCGCCGGTGATTCTGATCTCCGATATTGATCGGGGCGGGGTATTTGCTTCCATCGTAGGTACGCTCGAACTGCTTGAACCCCATGAGGCGGCGCGTGTCAAAGGGTTCATTATCAACAAGTTCCGCGGTGATCTGTCCCTGTTGCAGCCAGGACTCGACTGGCTTGAAGAACGGACAGGCATTCCAGTATTAGGTGTATTGCCTTACATAAGAGATATTCAGATTGAAGCAGAGGATTCGGTGGTACTGGACTCCATGCGTCATGGTAAATCCGGCAAAACCGAGCTGGATCTGGTGGTGATCCGATATCCGCGAATTTCCAACTTTACAGACTTTGATGCACTTTCCCGTGAACCGGATGTAAATGTGCGTTACGTGACCTCGCCAGAGGAATTGGGCAGTCCGGATGCCATTCTTCTACCGGGTACGAAGGATACCATAGGTGACCTGGCATATTTGCGTGAGTCTGGGCTGGAACAGGCGATTGCCAGCCAGACCGAGCGTGAGCATGTTCAGCTCGTAGGAATATGTGGCGGATACCAGATGCTGGGACGTCATCTGAAGGACCCGTTTGCTGTGGAGGCGAATCAGATCCAGGAAGCAAAAGGACTTGGCTGGCTCCCGCTGTCGACAACGTTTCTTCAGGAAAAGCAGACCGTCAGAGCCTCCGGACGGGTGCAGCCTGATCACCCGATTCGTCTGTATGGTGAGCGAGATGTAACAGATGCTTCATTACCTGTTAATGGATATGAGATTCATATGGGTGTTACGGAGTGCCACGAGCCTGAACGGGTAACCGCGTTGTTTGAAATCTCACATCCAGGTGGTCAACCTTTCCAAGAAGGCTGGGGCTCAGTAGATGGCAGCGTGTGGGGAACCTACCTGCATGGTTTGTTTGAAAGTGATCAATTCCGACGTTCGTGGCTGAATGCCTTGCGTGAAGGTAAAGGACTGCCGCCGCTTCAGGAGACATATAGTGCGCATGAACGTAAGGAGATGGAATTTGATCGGGTAGCCGAATCGTTGCGTTCGGCATTGGATATGAAGCGCGTGTACGAGATTATGGGTGTTCAGGCACCCGAGTGA
- a CDS encoding Xaa-Pro peptidase family protein — MNQNPLSRLEADLSGQGLDAMLITDPKHIYYLTGFASNPHERFLGLVLARGEEPLLIVPALDAEAAAAASSVSNIATHTDTDNPYALFDRYQGRLARVGLEKEYVTVSRYEQLTAALGAASFEDVGPLLRTLRVKKTPDEVARIRHAIYLIEETLRQGLSHVRTGVTEIELVAEMEYQMKKLGADGPSFDTMVLTGPKTGLPHGTPGERKLQHGDLLMFDMGVYAGGYASDITRTFAFGDISPELKTIYNTVLAANEAAIQIVKPGITCAEVDRAARQVTEEAGYGERFMHRVGHGLGIDVHEYPSLHGENMDILNEGTVFTIEPGIYTAAGGVRIEDDVIVTETGVEVLTTYPKELQILTD, encoded by the coding sequence ATGAATCAAAACCCTTTATCTCGTCTTGAAGCCGATCTGTCCGGGCAAGGATTGGACGCCATGCTGATCACAGATCCAAAACATATCTACTATTTAACCGGATTTGCGAGCAATCCGCATGAACGCTTCCTAGGTCTGGTTCTCGCACGGGGCGAAGAGCCCCTGTTGATTGTACCTGCGCTCGATGCTGAAGCTGCCGCAGCCGCTTCCTCGGTATCCAATATTGCCACTCACACGGATACGGATAATCCATACGCTTTGTTTGATCGTTATCAGGGGCGATTGGCCCGAGTAGGTCTCGAAAAAGAATATGTGACAGTATCACGTTATGAGCAACTGACCGCCGCGCTGGGTGCTGCCAGCTTTGAAGATGTTGGCCCCCTGCTTCGCACATTACGTGTGAAAAAAACACCGGATGAGGTAGCCCGCATTCGCCACGCCATTTATCTGATTGAAGAAACATTGCGTCAAGGACTCTCTCATGTTCGCACAGGTGTAACCGAGATCGAACTTGTCGCCGAGATGGAGTATCAGATGAAAAAGCTGGGTGCTGATGGTCCTTCCTTTGATACCATGGTGCTCACGGGACCCAAAACAGGTCTGCCACACGGTACACCGGGTGAACGGAAACTGCAACATGGTGACCTGTTGATGTTTGATATGGGTGTCTATGCTGGAGGATATGCCTCGGATATCACACGTACATTCGCCTTTGGTGACATCTCACCTGAACTCAAAACCATCTATAACACTGTGCTCGCAGCGAATGAAGCTGCTATTCAAATCGTGAAACCAGGCATCACCTGTGCCGAAGTGGATCGTGCAGCACGCCAGGTCACGGAAGAAGCGGGGTACGGCGAGCGTTTTATGCATAGAGTAGGCCATGGACTCGGTATTGACGTACATGAGTATCCTTCTCTCCATGGAGAGAATATGGACATCCTGAATGAAGGTACCGTATTCACAATTGAACCGGGCATATATACCGCAGCAGGCGGCGTCCGTATCGAAGATGATGTAATTGTAACCGAGACAGGTGTGGAAGTTCTGACAACATATCCAAAAGAACTGCAAATCCTTACCGACTAA
- a CDS encoding methyl-accepting chemotaxis protein, with translation MFRNRTVAGKIRGNLFLVLLVASLLFSISFYAVSMNIIQSYVLPQFDKVLNTSIQDIYKNTSASKILQVQSGGAGSEGAAMTVESYLADKAKEHNLDAAYVVAIQDGSAKVVVANPSSNMKAQDEISVEPAMNAAIENKEMVISEVYSDSFGVHKAAFIPIAGSNMIMAVSMDAQFIQDKITQIFWLCLGITALVFVLGWLISTSMIKRVTKPIIKLVQHSKQISQGDLTAELEIKGKDEIAQLAASFQTMTHNLKEMISRALSTSNEVVSGSNDLLQRVESMSGMVRNSSRSAEDAEKGSISIASSASENARAMEEITQGIMHIASSSAEVSDQIGEAANEAVNGNRLAQNAIEQMERVGQTASESLRYVETMNERSVAIGTIVASIFEITKQINMLSLNASIEAARAGEHGRGFAVVAGEVRKLAEQSKTATEEISDYLGTIREDAERSVDAMNRVTQEIGSGTTVVQQAGSAFQQLNELIQNVNLTIQTVSASTQQVSAGAEEVSASVEETAQITTKSRESMLQIASTADLQLSEMDSHSNTVRHLHEQAVELQSAMKNFKIN, from the coding sequence ATGTTTCGTAATCGCACCGTTGCCGGTAAAATCAGAGGCAACTTGTTCCTCGTTCTGCTGGTTGCTTCCCTGTTGTTCAGTATTAGTTTTTACGCCGTTTCGATGAATATTATTCAAAGCTACGTGCTCCCGCAGTTTGACAAAGTCCTAAACACGTCCATTCAGGATATATACAAAAATACTTCAGCTTCCAAAATCCTACAGGTACAGAGTGGCGGAGCCGGTTCTGAAGGTGCTGCCATGACCGTGGAATCGTACCTGGCAGATAAAGCCAAAGAACATAATTTGGATGCGGCTTACGTTGTTGCTATTCAAGATGGCTCAGCCAAAGTCGTTGTGGCCAACCCTTCTTCAAACATGAAAGCCCAGGATGAGATTAGTGTAGAACCTGCAATGAATGCAGCCATTGAAAACAAAGAAATGGTAATCAGTGAGGTCTACTCCGATTCCTTTGGTGTACATAAAGCAGCCTTTATCCCCATTGCAGGAAGTAACATGATTATGGCTGTGAGCATGGATGCCCAGTTCATTCAAGACAAGATTACCCAGATTTTCTGGTTGTGTCTTGGGATTACAGCATTAGTGTTTGTGCTCGGCTGGCTTATCTCCACTAGTATGATCAAAAGAGTTACCAAACCAATCATCAAGCTCGTCCAACATAGCAAACAAATATCCCAGGGTGATCTGACCGCTGAACTAGAGATCAAAGGTAAAGATGAAATTGCCCAGCTTGCCGCAAGCTTCCAGACGATGACGCATAACCTGAAAGAAATGATTAGCCGTGCCTTGTCCACGTCCAATGAAGTTGTATCAGGCTCCAATGACCTGCTTCAGCGGGTTGAATCGATGTCCGGTATGGTTCGAAACTCCAGCCGCTCCGCAGAAGATGCAGAAAAAGGCAGCATCAGCATTGCGTCAAGCGCATCCGAGAACGCCAGAGCTATGGAAGAAATCACGCAAGGTATCATGCATATTGCTTCTTCTTCTGCTGAAGTGTCTGACCAGATTGGTGAAGCAGCCAACGAGGCAGTTAACGGTAACCGACTGGCTCAGAATGCCATTGAGCAGATGGAGCGTGTAGGTCAGACAGCAAGCGAATCGTTGCGTTATGTGGAAACTATGAATGAACGTTCGGTAGCCATCGGCACCATTGTTGCTTCCATTTTTGAAATCACCAAACAGATTAACATGCTGTCACTCAACGCCTCCATTGAAGCAGCACGTGCCGGAGAGCATGGCCGCGGATTCGCTGTTGTTGCTGGAGAAGTTCGCAAACTTGCCGAGCAATCCAAGACAGCCACCGAAGAAATTTCGGATTATCTGGGTACCATTCGTGAAGATGCTGAACGTTCGGTTGATGCCATGAACCGTGTAACCCAGGAGATTGGTTCAGGCACAACTGTTGTTCAACAAGCAGGCTCAGCCTTCCAGCAACTGAATGAATTGATTCAGAACGTGAATCTGACCATTCAGACCGTCTCTGCTTCTACACAACAAGTATCCGCTGGTGCTGAAGAAGTGAGTGCGTCCGTTGAAGAAACGGCACAGATTACGACCAAATCCCGTGAGAGCATGTTACAGATTGCTTCAACAGCAGATCTTCAGCTCAGCGAGATGGATTCACATTCGAATACAGTTCGTCATCTGCATGAACAAGCCGTAGAGCTGCAATCGGCTATGAAAAATTTCAAAATAAACTAA
- a CDS encoding SDR family oxidoreductase has protein sequence MSNQTAIVTGANSGMGLATTIELARQGYRVIMACRSEKRGQEALQEAVRQSGSSAIELMLCDLGSLESIRQFARTFRERHDRLDVLVNNAGVVMVKRKETSDGFEQSIGINHLGHFLLTLLLIEPLKAAKQGRVVNVSSGAYKAGKIHFEDPHLHKGYNPIKSYAQSKLANVLFTRALARKLSDTSVTVNCLHPGAVGTSIGVDRNTGFGTRIMSFAGKLPFFLSPEEGARTAVYLATSPEVVGITGRYFYQQKEQQLKKHAVDDASAERFWTWSEEQVGLKPDEKL, from the coding sequence ATGTCCAATCAGACAGCAATTGTAACAGGAGCTAACTCAGGTATGGGGTTGGCAACCACCATTGAACTTGCAAGACAGGGATATCGCGTAATTATGGCATGCCGCAGTGAGAAGCGCGGACAAGAGGCTCTTCAGGAAGCTGTGCGTCAGTCCGGCTCTTCTGCGATTGAATTGATGTTGTGTGACCTGGGTTCACTCGAAAGTATACGCCAGTTTGCCCGCACATTCCGCGAACGTCATGATCGCCTTGACGTTCTGGTTAATAATGCGGGGGTGGTGATGGTCAAGCGGAAGGAAACCTCAGACGGGTTCGAACAAAGTATCGGCATTAACCATCTGGGGCATTTCCTGCTGACCTTACTTTTGATAGAACCTCTGAAAGCTGCAAAGCAGGGACGGGTTGTGAACGTTTCGTCAGGTGCGTACAAGGCCGGCAAAATCCACTTCGAAGATCCACATCTGCACAAAGGTTATAATCCGATCAAAAGCTATGCTCAATCCAAGTTGGCTAACGTGCTGTTCACTCGTGCACTGGCTCGCAAACTGTCAGATACGTCTGTCACAGTGAACTGTCTGCACCCTGGTGCGGTGGGAACGAGTATTGGCGTAGATCGCAATACCGGATTTGGCACACGCATTATGTCGTTTGCAGGTAAGCTTCCATTCTTTCTGTCCCCTGAAGAAGGGGCACGAACGGCTGTTTATCTGGCTACAAGCCCTGAAGTCGTCGGGATCACCGGGCGTTACTTCTATCAACAGAAAGAGCAGCAGCTGAAGAAACATGCCGTTGATGATGCTTCAGCTGAGCGTTTCTGGACATGGAGCGAAGAACAGGTGGGGCTAAAGCCTGACGAGAAGTTGTAA